ACTCGTACTAGTACTAGgcctactagtactactactagcactattactactaccaccaaTAGTAGAAACACTAATAGTACTATTAAAGATAATaacaatatacatatattcatTCAAACATATGTGAAATCTTATCAAATTTACAACCAATGCTGTTTAGACAACCAGTTCAgtattaaatatgtaaatataacaTCATATTCATCAAACATACTGATTGGCCCATGACAGGTTTTAATGAAAGATCAATATTGTCCCAATGCAGTCAAGCCCTGctacaaattttattttaatgaaaattttTAATTGTCCCACATCTCTTTTAAATTGTGGTGAAGAGTCCTTTAGCTGTTAATCACGTGCTGATAATCAAACTGTTTTTGAATTTCAGATTGTGTAAATCCATCTTTCCCGGCATTCCTCATTAACACCTTCATCATGTCGCTGCTGACCCACGTGCTGGCGTGCCTGTTTGGCATGGGCTCATGGGTGGCCATCAATGGAATGTGGGTGGAGCTTCCCCTAGTGGTACCCGAAATCCCAGAGTACTGGTACCTGCCATCCTATCTCACAGTCCTCATCCAGATGGCCAACATAGGTCCCCTGTTCATCACCGTCATGCACCGCTTCCGCCCCGGGGTTCTGGACGAGCGGCTTGTCATTTACTGTATCGTGGGACTGGGGATCATTGCCACGTTCCTGCTGGCCTTCCTCTGGCAGTACACGGTGCCAGTGGGTGGCAGTTTGCACAGTGTGCCCCTCCTGGTGCTGAgcttcctgctgtctgtggtgGACTGCACCTCCTCCGTCACCTTCCTGCCCTTCATGATGAGGCTGAGCCCCCAGTACCTCACCACATACTTTGTAGGGGAAGGGCTCAGCGGCCTCGTGCCTGCTTTGGTGGCCCTGATTCAAGGTGTCGGGGTGGTCCACTGTCAAAACGTTACTGCGGCTGAAGCAGCCAACCACACGTTCGATAATTTGACAACAGGTGACAGTGGAGAGCTAAAGGCCATCTACCAGCCCGCTAACTTCTCTGCCCaggtcttcttcctcttcctcagtgccATGATGGTGGTGTGCCTCGTAGCTTTCATCCTACTCAACCATCACCCTGCTGTGgcacgagagagaaagagcgacaTGTACTTCAGCGACCACCTGGCCCCGGGCAAGAGAGAACAAGATCTATCCCTGCACGTCAAGACAGCAGAACAGAAGCCTATGATCAGTCCGTCGGAGGCCagcaggagagagcagaggagctcTTTCGGGAAGGGGACGTACAGCAGCCCAGAGGTGATGTTCATCTTCATTGTGCTGGCCTGGGTCAATGCTCTGACCAATGCGGTGCTGCCCTCGGTGCAGTCATACTCCTGTCTGCCTTATGGGAACAAAGCCTACCATCTGGCTGCCACCTTGGCAGCTGTTGCGAACCCCATGGCCTGCTTCATCGCCATGTTTATACCGATCAGGTAAGTAAGGTGACCGGTCACCACTCTATTAAAGGGGCAATGAGTATAATTTTTTTCTGCCCCATAGCACCAAATGGCCATAGTATATTTGTGGTAGGTTGATAGGGTTATTGATAAAGACCAGTGACTCAGCGATTACTGCTCATATTTGTGGCTTACTACACTCCCTTGCTGTCATTTACTTTGTCATGTACCTCTATTTAGAACTGAAGAAGAACTAGTGAAAAAAGGATAGAGGTGCTATGAGTGAGCACTTAGCATCACAACACATTTCAGCAGCAAAGCCTGAAAAGCTTTGTTATTATATTTCCTCCACGACTATTTCTGTGGGAGCTCTGCTCTAATTAGATTACTACTCTCTATGAGAAAACATGTGGCTTTACTATGCGCATATTATACAAACAGGTGTGAATAGGGGGGCAATGCTTTAACTGATGCTATTACAATTCCTACTGGTCACTGATAGAGGTCAATAGAGGTCTTAGATAGCCTGTGGCATTTTGATGTCTAAATCAAATATTAAGATGCCAAAATTGATTTACCTGTTTGAGCAAAATCACAAACATGGGAAAAGGTGGATGGACGAATTGgcaagaaatgaataaaaattacaaaaaaaaaagaaaaaataaaagaaaaaaataaaagaaacagcaaaaagtaataaagtaattctaataaaaattacaacaaaactacttattcaaaatattatatttaaaattaaattgctAGAAAATTACAAGAGCAATTTGTAATAGCAATTATGTGGGTTACAttataagaaataagaaaaaatttgttttgtctttttatgttttggatTTTCCCCAGTACCATATTCCTATATATCTCTTGTTCACATGAGAGTAAGTATTTGTTAACCAAGTCAATGCCCATGTAAACTTTCCCAAATGCATTCTGTCTCTAGGTCTCTCATCTTCATGGGTGTTTTGACCGTGACGGGGACAGCATTCGGTGCTTACATCATGGCCATGGCTGCTTTGAgtccctgccctctgctggtctACAGTCCCACTGGAACTGTGGTCATAGTAAGTGTCTTTCACTGCAAAATGTGTTTGGATTTTAAAAGATACCACTGtataataagtttttttttttttcccacactgtgtttattgtcattttttaaacttttccaAACATACGACATTTATGTTCacatcacacagacatacacatacacttaaCTTGCACCGTTTTCAATTTAGACATAGATAATTAAATTGCATTAATTAGATAAtaaggggaaaaacaaacaaacaaacaacaaaaaaataaataaataaataaaagaaaacaaaataaataaacaaatatatttcCCACAAAAATTACAAACTCTTTTCAGATAAATCTTGTACTTTCATCTGTCATGATATGCAGATATGGTTCCCAGAGCTCAGCAAAGTCTTTTCGTTTGCCCTTGGCAATGTACCTTAGTCCTTCCAGTCCAGTACAATCAGAAAGCTCCCTTATCCACATTCTCAATGGAGGAGCATCCATACTCTTCCAGCACAATGCAACAGCTCTCCTGGCTTGAAGAATTCCAAAGTCCAGAACTGGAAATTGCTTTGATGTTTGCAGAAAGTTCTTCGGGTATATTCCAAGCACACACAGTTTGGCATGTAAGGGGACTTTAGCGTTAAACATCTCTGACAAACTTTTTATGACCTCCTTCCACAATTTACTGTATAATAAGTTAATGAAGGATATGCACACTGCATCTCATAATGCCCTCACAATTCATTTTCC
The Myripristis murdjan chromosome 16, fMyrMur1.1, whole genome shotgun sequence DNA segment above includes these coding regions:
- the slc52a3-2b gene encoding solute carrier family 52, riboflavin transporter, member 3-B, with translation MSLLTHVLACLFGMGSWVAINGMWVELPLVVPEIPEYWYLPSYLTVLIQMANIGPLFITVMHRFRPGVLDERLVIYCIVGLGIIATFLLAFLWQYTVPVGGSLHSVPLLVLSFLLSVVDCTSSVTFLPFMMRLSPQYLTTYFVGEGLSGLVPALVALIQGVGVVHCQNVTAAEAANHTFDNLTTGDSGELKAIYQPANFSAQVFFLFLSAMMVVCLVAFILLNHHPAVARERKSDMYFSDHLAPGKREQDLSLHVKTAEQKPMISPSEASRREQRSSFGKGTYSSPEVMFIFIVLAWVNALTNAVLPSVQSYSCLPYGNKAYHLAATLAAVANPMACFIAMFIPIRSLIFMGVLTVTGTAFGAYIMAMAALSPCPLLVYSPTGTVVIVMAWILFVLTLSYVKVIIGVILRDEGHSALVWCGAVVQLGSMLGALSMFPLVNVYGLFKSGDPCNTRCPM